In a single window of the Thermithiobacillus tepidarius DSM 3134 genome:
- a CDS encoding cation diffusion facilitator family transporter yields the protein MAAESSSKVVVYAALIGNLLVAVTKAGAAAWTGSSAMLSEAIHSFVDTGNEILLLYGMRRSARRPDPAHPLGYGRELYFWSFIVALLIFALGAGVSIYEGIGHIRRPEPISDPVVNYVVLGLAFLFEGASWLVSLRQFRAAKGALGYYEAFRRSKDPPAFMVLFEDSAALLGILIAAFGTFAASSLGRPVLDGVASILIGLVLGTVAVLLARESKSLLIGERADSRLGDAILRIAAEERGIESANGVLTVQLAPDQIVAALSIDFADSLRAHEVEAAVLAIEQKVRAAHPNVVALFVKPQAQSIFRESVRRRFGPSAAGLGDAGGEPE from the coding sequence ATGGCCGCGGAATCCTCTTCCAAGGTGGTGGTGTACGCCGCGCTGATCGGCAACCTGCTGGTGGCGGTGACCAAGGCGGGGGCGGCGGCGTGGACCGGCAGCTCGGCCATGCTGAGCGAGGCCATCCATTCCTTCGTCGATACCGGCAACGAGATCCTGCTGCTCTACGGCATGCGCCGCTCCGCCCGCCGGCCCGACCCGGCTCATCCGCTCGGCTACGGCCGCGAGCTCTATTTCTGGAGCTTCATCGTGGCGCTGCTGATTTTCGCGCTCGGCGCCGGGGTATCGATCTACGAGGGCATCGGCCACATCCGGCGGCCGGAGCCGATCAGCGATCCCGTGGTCAACTACGTCGTCCTCGGGCTGGCCTTTCTGTTCGAGGGGGCGTCCTGGCTGGTGTCGCTGCGCCAGTTCCGCGCCGCCAAGGGCGCGCTGGGCTACTACGAGGCGTTCCGGCGCAGCAAGGACCCGCCCGCCTTCATGGTGCTCTTCGAGGACAGCGCGGCGCTGCTCGGCATCCTCATCGCCGCCTTCGGCACCTTCGCCGCGTCGAGCCTCGGCCGGCCGGTGCTCGACGGGGTCGCCTCGATCCTGATCGGCCTGGTGCTGGGCACGGTTGCCGTCCTGCTGGCCCGGGAAAGCAAGAGCCTTTTGATCGGCGAGCGCGCGGACAGCCGGCTTGGCGATGCCATTCTGCGCATCGCCGCGGAAGAGCGGGGCATCGAGAGCGCCAACGGCGTGCTGACGGTGCAGCTCGCGCCGGATCAGATCGTCGCGGCGCTGAGCATCGACTTTGCGGACAGCCTGCGTGCCCACGAGGTCGAGGCGGCCGTGCTCGCCATCGAGCAGAAGGTGCGGGCCGCGCACCCGAACGTGGTGGCGCTCTTCGTGAAGCCGCAGGCGCAAAGCATCTTCCGCGAATCCGTGCGCCGCCGCTTCGGCCCGTCGGCGGCGGGGCTCGGTGATGCGGGAGGAGAGCCGGAGTGA
- a CDS encoding retropepsin-like aspartic protease family protein — protein MKWAALLLLSALLAGCGDNLPARVEAPPTPAQGEVRFEWAGPGETVILVPVYINDQGPFQFVLDTGATLTCVTEEVAKQLALPEMVGRIGVGAGVGMVGRIRLVKIDSLRLGSARAADLPACALDLSQVQRMGVRVDGLLGLNFLRAFRVEIDFKREALILSAA, from the coding sequence ATGAAATGGGCTGCGCTCCTGCTCCTGTCCGCGCTGCTGGCCGGCTGCGGCGACAATCTCCCGGCCCGCGTCGAAGCACCACCCACGCCGGCACAGGGCGAGGTCCGCTTCGAATGGGCCGGGCCCGGCGAGACGGTCATCCTGGTGCCCGTCTACATCAACGACCAGGGCCCGTTCCAATTCGTGCTGGATACCGGCGCCACCCTGACCTGCGTGACCGAGGAAGTGGCCAAGCAGCTTGCACTGCCGGAGATGGTCGGCCGCATCGGCGTGGGCGCCGGGGTGGGCATGGTCGGCCGCATTCGCCTGGTCAAGATCGACAGCCTGCGCCTGGGCAGCGCCCGCGCCGCCGACCTGCCGGCCTGCGCCCTGGATCTGTCGCAGGTGCAGCGGATGGGCGTGCGGGTGGACGGATTGCTGGGGCTCAATTTCCTGCGCGCCTTCCGGGTGGAGATCGATTTCAAGCGCGAAGCGCTGATCCTGAGCGCGGCGTGA
- a CDS encoding glucan biosynthesis protein, with the protein MQRSFFVVVWPAMLALVAGSQLARLSFGVPAGSGQPRDRFRNPFSHAGAWLLLTFLMLNPGQVRAAPDAVFERVAAQARALAQAPYRAPAQIPAALRTLSYDQYRDIRYRPSQALWKAEGLPFQVQFFHPGLFFTHSVQIHVIEADGTRELPYAAGRFDFGKNRLDPLPGDLGYAGLRIHAPLNRPDYYDELAVFLGASYFRSLGRGEHYGLSARGIAIDTAALGGEEFPAFREFWLVKPQPGARLITLYALLDGPSLSGAYRFDITPGTSTQMAVRARLFFRRTPQVLGIAPLTSMFWHGENSWRHFNDFRPEVHDSDGLAIVGGTGERIWRPLSNPQALRVSAFQFERLRGFGLVQRDRDFDHYQDLEAHYHQRPSAWVTPQGEWGAGELRLVEIPTPDETNDNIVAFWMPKRLPQAGGQMELAYRTDWGYRPAEQPAGGYVLATRRSPGDHAGGRRYIVDFAGGELDKLATAPQGVVTVGAGGKLLKQQVERNPATGGWRLSFQVQPPAAGPLELRAFLKQGARTLTETWSYLES; encoded by the coding sequence ATGCAGCGTAGTTTTTTTGTGGTCGTATGGCCGGCCATGCTGGCGCTCGTGGCTGGATCCCAGCTCGCCCGCCTGTCGTTCGGCGTGCCCGCCGGGAGCGGGCAGCCACGCGATCGCTTCCGCAACCCATTCTCCCACGCCGGGGCGTGGCTGCTCCTGACGTTTCTCATGCTGAATCCGGGCCAGGTACGGGCCGCGCCGGATGCCGTGTTCGAGCGCGTGGCCGCGCAAGCCCGGGCCCTGGCGCAGGCGCCTTACCGCGCGCCGGCGCAGATTCCGGCCGCCCTGCGCACGCTCAGCTACGATCAGTATCGGGACATCCGCTACCGTCCGAGCCAGGCGCTGTGGAAGGCCGAAGGGCTGCCCTTCCAGGTGCAGTTTTTCCACCCGGGGCTCTTTTTCACCCACAGCGTGCAGATCCACGTGATCGAGGCGGACGGCACGCGCGAACTGCCCTATGCCGCCGGGCGCTTCGACTTCGGCAAGAACCGCCTGGACCCGTTGCCCGGTGATCTCGGCTATGCGGGCTTGCGCATCCACGCGCCGCTGAATCGGCCGGATTATTACGACGAGCTGGCGGTCTTCCTCGGCGCGAGCTACTTCCGCTCGCTCGGGCGGGGCGAGCACTACGGGCTGTCGGCGCGCGGCATCGCCATCGACACCGCCGCGCTGGGCGGCGAGGAGTTTCCGGCATTCCGCGAGTTCTGGCTGGTCAAGCCCCAGCCCGGCGCGCGCCTGATCACGCTTTACGCCCTGCTCGACGGGCCGAGTCTGAGCGGCGCCTACCGCTTCGACATCACGCCCGGCACGAGTACGCAGATGGCGGTGCGCGCCCGGCTCTTCTTCCGCCGCACCCCGCAGGTGCTCGGCATCGCGCCGCTGACCAGCATGTTCTGGCACGGGGAGAACAGTTGGCGGCACTTCAACGATTTTCGGCCCGAGGTGCACGACTCCGACGGCCTGGCCATCGTCGGCGGCACGGGCGAGCGCATCTGGCGGCCGCTGAGCAATCCGCAGGCCCTGCGCGTGAGCGCCTTCCAGTTCGAGCGGCTGCGCGGCTTTGGACTGGTGCAGCGGGACCGCGATTTCGACCACTACCAGGATCTGGAGGCGCACTACCACCAGCGCCCGAGCGCCTGGGTGACGCCGCAGGGCGAGTGGGGCGCCGGCGAGCTGCGCCTGGTGGAGATCCCGACTCCCGACGAGACCAACGACAACATCGTCGCCTTCTGGATGCCCAAGCGCCTGCCGCAGGCGGGCGGGCAAATGGAGCTGGCTTACCGGACCGACTGGGGCTACCGGCCGGCCGAGCAGCCCGCGGGCGGCTACGTGCTGGCGACCCGCCGCAGTCCGGGGGACCACGCGGGCGGGCGGCGCTACATCGTCGACTTCGCCGGCGGCGAGCTCGATAAGCTGGCCACGGCGCCGCAAGGGGTGGTCACCGTGGGCGCGGGCGGCAAGCTGCTCAAGCAGCAGGTGGAAAGAAATCCGGCGACGGGCGGCTGGCGCCTGAGCTTCCAGGTGCAGCCGCCCGCCGCCGGGCCGTTGGAGCTGCGCGCCTTCCTGAAGCAGGGCGCGCGTACCTTGACCGAGACCTGGAGTTATCTGGAATCATGA
- a CDS encoding transposase → MDRTMLRDDQWARIEQLLPGKKSDPGCTAKDNRRFVEAVLWIMRTGSPWRDLPGELG, encoded by the coding sequence ATGGACCGGACGATGTTACGAGATGACCAGTGGGCACGCATTGAACAACTCTTGCCCGGCAAGAAGAGTGATCCCGGCTGCACGGCCAAGGACAACCGGCGCTTCGTCGAAGCCGTTCTCTGGATCATGCGCACCGGTAGCCCGTGGCGCGATCTGCCCGGAGAGCTGGGCCA
- a CDS encoding DUF262 domain-containing protein, with amino-acid sequence MQSNEHQQDLTVKGESVERIYGNYRGMRYIVNRRYQRKLVWTLDEKRKFIDSIASGYPVPIILLAESRKGDRNLFDIIDGMQRMNAILGFIENEYSVGDCYFDLNTMADTKSLLDSGVLVQKEPVLPRAMCVRIASYTVPLSIYEFSDKGDVDEVFRRINSGGRKLSRQELRIAGSTGHFAQAVRQIASKIRGDSSATDEVLLNDMKKISITNRDLPYGIDVDEVFWVKQGVLTKEQVRESRDEEIVADLLSFMLLDPPPSSRSEFLDDYFGFGDGDASRQRLEEIELAVQKYTVDAASADFQRVIDELKVVLNRADSTFGQLLFGTQPARAPRYFQVVFLALHKLLVKDVKEVADYDALIRLLRGSGGDIPVPEGGRWGSQDRINSVNSTAGRYEPAFKPANKYDPAHVRWITQLENILAQSYTEQAAYDFKQGFLRLDGPRCLDENSLDKILKTLVGIANIKKGTKGYVLVGIADRECDSKRVHELYGVAPRIYENFFVTGVEHEAKTLGKTLDRLFQLVTERIKASAISEPLRDYVARNIKLVRYYDKSVFIFESHAQEDPSHFGGLYLVRHGNELKQVPPENYGDLFRRYQAGL; translated from the coding sequence GTGCAATCAAATGAACATCAACAAGATCTCACTGTAAAAGGTGAGTCCGTCGAGCGGATATATGGAAATTACCGAGGCATGCGGTACATCGTCAATAGGCGGTATCAACGAAAACTGGTGTGGACTCTTGATGAAAAGAGAAAATTTATTGATTCGATAGCAAGCGGCTATCCTGTCCCCATCATTCTTCTTGCGGAGAGCAGAAAGGGAGACAGGAATTTGTTTGACATAATCGACGGCATGCAAAGAATGAATGCAATCCTGGGCTTCATTGAAAACGAGTACTCCGTCGGCGACTGCTACTTCGACCTAAATACTATGGCTGATACGAAGTCTCTTCTTGATTCAGGCGTTCTTGTTCAAAAGGAGCCTGTTTTGCCAAGAGCCATGTGCGTAAGGATCGCCTCCTATACCGTTCCTCTTTCTATTTACGAATTCTCAGATAAAGGCGACGTGGATGAAGTGTTCCGCCGAATTAACTCCGGGGGCAGAAAGCTTTCTAGGCAGGAGCTCCGAATCGCAGGATCAACTGGGCACTTCGCACAGGCAGTCAGGCAAATAGCAAGCAAGATCAGAGGCGATTCATCTGCCACGGACGAGGTTCTGCTCAATGATATGAAAAAAATCAGCATCACGAATCGAGACCTGCCTTATGGAATTGATGTTGATGAAGTATTTTGGGTAAAACAGGGAGTTTTAACCAAGGAGCAGGTTCGTGAATCACGCGACGAAGAGATTGTGGCGGATCTTCTTTCGTTCATGTTGCTAGATCCGCCACCTTCTTCGCGTAGCGAATTTCTTGACGACTATTTCGGCTTCGGTGACGGTGATGCCTCAAGGCAGAGGCTTGAGGAAATTGAGTTGGCCGTTCAAAAGTACACGGTTGACGCCGCTTCGGCTGACTTTCAACGAGTGATTGATGAGTTAAAGGTGGTTCTTAATCGAGCCGATAGCACGTTCGGCCAGTTACTCTTCGGAACACAGCCGGCGCGGGCACCCCGCTATTTTCAGGTGGTTTTCCTCGCGCTTCATAAGTTGCTGGTGAAGGATGTCAAAGAGGTAGCGGACTACGATGCCTTAATTCGCCTATTGCGCGGAAGCGGTGGAGATATTCCGGTCCCCGAGGGCGGACGGTGGGGCTCTCAAGACCGAATCAACAGCGTCAACAGCACCGCAGGGAGATACGAGCCCGCGTTCAAGCCCGCCAATAAGTACGACCCTGCCCATGTGCGTTGGATAACTCAGCTTGAGAACATTCTCGCTCAGTCCTACACCGAGCAAGCGGCCTATGACTTCAAGCAGGGCTTCTTGCGGCTCGACGGGCCGAGATGTCTCGACGAGAACTCACTTGACAAGATCCTGAAAACGCTTGTGGGTATTGCTAATATAAAGAAGGGAACAAAGGGGTATGTTCTTGTTGGTATTGCTGATAGAGAGTGTGACTCCAAGAGAGTTCATGAGCTCTATGGAGTGGCGCCGCGGATTTATGAGAATTTCTTTGTGACGGGGGTTGAGCATGAAGCAAAGACGCTCGGCAAGACTCTCGATCGCCTGTTTCAGCTAGTGACGGAAAGAATCAAGGCATCCGCGATCTCGGAACCCCTGCGCGATTACGTCGCGCGTAACATCAAGCTAGTCAGGTATTACGACAAGTCTGTTTTTATCTTCGAGTCCCACGCACAAGAGGATCCATCGCACTTCGGTGGACTCTATCTGGTTCGCCACGGCAATGAATTGAAGCAGGTGCCGCCGGAGAACTATGGCGACCTTTTTCGGCGTTATCAGGCAGGGCTATAA
- a CDS encoding MBL fold metallo-hydrolase, which yields MITNKQSGTTVHEVADGIYRISTPVALPGGGFSFNQYLIADDEPLLFHAGLRKMFPLVHEAVASVLPPQRLRHIAFSHVEADECGSLNEWLAAAPQSAPLCGTVAALVSISDLADRPPRALADGESLSLGKHTVRWYDTPHLPHAWECGFLMEESTRTLLCGDLFTQGGADNPPVTESDILGPSEAFRRQMDYFSHTRNARAMLERLAGLEPTTLACMHGSAWRGDGAKLLHALADALSA from the coding sequence ATGATCACCAACAAGCAGTCCGGGACGACTGTGCACGAGGTTGCCGACGGGATCTACCGCATCAGCACGCCGGTAGCCCTGCCGGGCGGCGGTTTTTCGTTCAACCAGTATCTCATCGCCGACGATGAGCCGCTGCTCTTTCACGCGGGGCTGCGGAAGATGTTCCCGCTCGTGCACGAGGCGGTCGCAAGCGTCCTGCCGCCCCAGCGTCTTCGCCACATCGCGTTCTCGCACGTGGAGGCCGACGAGTGCGGGTCGCTCAACGAATGGCTTGCCGCGGCGCCGCAGTCCGCGCCTCTGTGCGGCACCGTCGCGGCGCTGGTGTCCATCAGCGACCTTGCCGACCGGCCGCCGCGCGCGCTCGCTGACGGCGAATCGTTGTCTCTCGGCAAGCACACTGTCCGTTGGTATGACACGCCCCACCTTCCGCACGCCTGGGAATGCGGCTTTCTGATGGAGGAGAGCACCCGGACGCTCCTGTGCGGCGACCTGTTCACGCAGGGCGGCGCTGACAATCCGCCCGTAACCGAGTCGGACATTCTCGGGCCCAGCGAGGCATTCCGCCGGCAGATGGATTATTTTTCACACACGAGGAACGCCCGCGCCATGCTGGAAAGATTGGCCGGTCTCGAGCCGACCACGCTCGCGTGCATGCACGGCAGCGCATGGCGCGGGGACGGCGCAAAGCTTTTGCACGCCCTGGCGGACGCGCTGTCTGCCTGA
- the mdoH gene encoding glucans biosynthesis glucosyltransferase MdoH, with amino-acid sequence MRACTAAPAWRGAAIRRRMALAALILLPDIYATQLVAEALPPDMHPLLGGAYLGLFALLFAWISMGFCIAAAGLMLHLRREPYAITRSLRRPGPAAPSARTAILMPIYHEEPGRVFAGLETMYRLLDESGQLEQFDFFVLSDSRDPAVWLAEEQAWGSLCRKLDAFGRIYYRRRAVNSEGKAGNIADFCRRWGAAYPYFIILDADSLMTGDAMLALVQMMERNPQVGLIQTLPFTVNRSTLFARAQQFTNRVHGPVFAAGLHYWQLGDGNYWGHNAILRTAPFMAHCGLPELPGKAPLGGHIMSHDFVEAALLRRTGWEVWLAYDLPGSYEESPPTLIDYLARDRRWCRGNLQHAKLLLAAGLHPMSRAHFANGILAYLTAPLWALLLLFGTLIAGWAAIGSAEAESAVQHPGGMLAAAVFVCTLLLLLLPKLFGPMLIAQDPAALRRFGGQGRLAVGVVLEIVLGTLMAPLLMMAHSRFVLGTLLGRDTAWGAQCRADRDLDWREAWGHYRLETGLALCWGWLAWHLDPLFFAWLSPVLLGLLLAAPLAVLSSSVTLGTRLAELGIWLIPEESRPPDALRRLRTLLRQQPARPMGGLQELLADPVATALHLTVLQSGAAGLRPADGSAAALCERVLREGAAGLSTEEQVQLLADPQSLMRLHQASSAAAPSPAAGAPVFVA; translated from the coding sequence GTGAGGGCCTGCACGGCGGCGCCGGCTTGGCGCGGTGCCGCCATCCGGCGGCGCATGGCCCTGGCCGCCCTGATCCTGCTGCCCGACATTTACGCGACCCAGCTCGTGGCCGAGGCGCTGCCGCCGGACATGCATCCGCTGCTGGGCGGCGCCTATCTCGGCCTCTTTGCCCTGTTGTTTGCCTGGATATCCATGGGCTTTTGCATCGCCGCCGCCGGCCTCATGCTGCACCTGCGCCGCGAGCCCTACGCCATCACCCGCAGCCTGCGCCGCCCCGGCCCCGCGGCGCCGTCCGCGCGCACGGCCATTCTCATGCCCATCTATCACGAGGAGCCGGGGCGCGTCTTCGCCGGACTGGAGACGATGTACCGACTGCTCGACGAAAGCGGGCAGCTCGAGCAGTTCGACTTCTTCGTTTTGAGCGATTCGCGCGACCCTGCCGTGTGGCTGGCCGAGGAGCAGGCCTGGGGCAGCCTGTGCCGCAAGCTCGATGCCTTCGGGCGCATCTACTACCGCCGGCGCGCGGTCAACAGCGAGGGCAAGGCGGGCAACATCGCTGATTTCTGCCGCCGCTGGGGCGCGGCATATCCTTATTTCATCATCCTGGATGCCGACAGCCTCATGACCGGCGACGCCATGCTCGCCCTGGTGCAGATGATGGAGCGCAACCCGCAGGTCGGCCTCATCCAGACCCTGCCGTTCACCGTCAACCGCAGCACCCTCTTTGCGCGCGCGCAGCAGTTCACCAACCGCGTGCACGGCCCGGTGTTCGCCGCCGGCCTGCACTACTGGCAACTGGGCGACGGCAACTACTGGGGCCACAACGCCATCCTGCGCACCGCCCCGTTCATGGCCCATTGCGGCCTGCCGGAGCTGCCCGGCAAGGCGCCCCTGGGCGGCCACATCATGAGCCACGACTTCGTGGAGGCCGCCCTGCTGCGCCGCACCGGCTGGGAGGTCTGGCTGGCCTACGATCTGCCGGGCAGCTACGAAGAATCGCCGCCGACCCTGATCGACTACCTGGCGCGCGACCGGCGCTGGTGCCGCGGCAATCTGCAGCATGCCAAGCTGCTCCTGGCCGCCGGCCTGCATCCCATGAGCCGGGCGCACTTCGCCAACGGCATTCTCGCCTATCTGACCGCGCCGCTGTGGGCCCTCCTGCTCCTGTTCGGCACCCTGATCGCCGGGTGGGCGGCCATCGGCAGTGCCGAAGCGGAGAGCGCCGTCCAGCACCCGGGCGGCATGCTGGCCGCCGCCGTCTTTGTCTGCACCCTGCTGCTGCTCCTGCTGCCCAAGCTGTTCGGCCCGATGCTGATCGCCCAGGATCCGGCCGCCCTGCGCCGCTTCGGCGGACAGGGCCGGCTCGCTGTCGGCGTGGTGCTGGAGATCGTCCTCGGCACCTTGATGGCGCCGCTTTTGATGATGGCCCACAGCCGCTTCGTGCTGGGCACGCTCCTGGGGCGCGACACGGCCTGGGGGGCCCAGTGCCGCGCCGATCGGGATCTCGACTGGCGCGAGGCTTGGGGCCACTACCGTCTGGAGACGGGGCTGGCGCTTTGCTGGGGCTGGCTCGCCTGGCACCTCGATCCGCTTTTCTTCGCTTGGCTGTCGCCGGTGCTGCTCGGCCTGCTGCTCGCCGCCCCCCTGGCCGTCTTGAGCAGCAGCGTCACTTTGGGCACGCGGCTGGCGGAGCTGGGGATCTGGCTGATTCCGGAAGAGAGCCGCCCGCCCGACGCCCTGCGGCGGCTGCGCACGCTCCTGCGCCAGCAGCCCGCCAGGCCGATGGGAGGGCTGCAGGAGCTGCTCGCGGATCCGGTGGCCACCGCCCTGCACCTGACTGTCCTGCAAAGCGGCGCGGCCGGGCTACGGCCTGCCGACGGGTCGGCCGCCGCCCTGTGCGAGCGGGTGCTGCGCGAGGGCGCGGCGGGCTTGAGCACGGAAGAGCAGGTGCAACTGCTGGCTGATCCGCAAAGCCTGATGCGCCTGCATCAGGCGAGCAGCGCCGCCGCGCCGTCGCCGGCGGCCGGCGCGCCGGTCTTCGTGGCTTAG
- a CDS encoding DUF2269 domain-containing protein gives MAYALLKFAHVLGAILIGGGLIGVWLTDLRSRQLHDLPQFSEAVRYIAVFYDGVVVPGAVLLLISGTWLIARNFGGWDFIKIPWLAGMVFLFAFEFIEGNTVTRLYFMRLRRLTKAALAAGAFTPELMRARAERTPTFTHFLDLPMLFLIVALGVIRPDTWLFFGVGAMVAILVAALLTICIPRLYPWG, from the coding sequence ATGGCATACGCGCTCCTTAAGTTCGCCCACGTCCTTGGCGCCATCCTGATCGGGGGAGGGTTGATCGGGGTCTGGCTGACCGACCTGCGGTCGCGCCAACTGCACGACTTGCCGCAGTTTTCGGAAGCGGTGCGGTATATTGCGGTCTTCTACGATGGGGTGGTGGTGCCAGGCGCCGTGCTGCTGCTGATTTCGGGAACGTGGCTGATCGCCCGGAACTTCGGCGGCTGGGATTTCATTAAAATTCCCTGGCTCGCCGGGATGGTGTTTCTGTTCGCCTTCGAGTTCATCGAAGGCAATACGGTGACGCGGCTGTACTTCATGCGCTTGCGGCGCTTGACGAAAGCGGCCTTGGCGGCGGGCGCTTTCACCCCCGAGCTGATGCGGGCGCGGGCCGAGCGCACGCCCACCTTTACGCATTTCCTTGATCTCCCCATGCTGTTTTTGATTGTCGCCCTGGGTGTCATCAGGCCGGATACCTGGCTTTTCTTTGGGGTCGGAGCGATGGTCGCCATCCTCGTTGCAGCGCTGCTTACCATCTGCATTCCCAGGCTGTATCCGTGGGGCTAG
- a CDS encoding nuclear transport factor 2 family protein — translation MISREFAEKFARHWIAAWNGHDLEMILSHYADDFEMFSPYIARIAGEPSGKLRGKAAVAAYWSAALERMPDLRFELVDILLGVESVTLYYRGARGMAAEVFFFDSRGMVIRAYAHYA, via the coding sequence GTGATCAGTCGCGAGTTCGCAGAAAAATTCGCAAGGCACTGGATCGCAGCGTGGAACGGCCATGACCTCGAAATGATCCTGTCGCATTACGCCGACGACTTCGAGATGTTCTCGCCGTATATCGCCCGGATTGCTGGAGAGCCGTCGGGAAAGCTCAGGGGCAAGGCCGCGGTAGCCGCATACTGGTCCGCGGCGCTGGAAAGAATGCCTGATCTTCGTTTCGAGCTGGTGGACATTCTGCTCGGGGTGGAAAGCGTCACGCTTTATTACCGCGGGGCGCGAGGGATGGCTGCCGAGGTGTTTTTCTTCGACTCCAGGGGCATGGTGATCAGGGCGTACGCGCATTACGCATAG
- a CDS encoding transposase — protein sequence MARPLRLEFAGALYHVTSRGDRREDIFLCEADRRDWLDVLGTVCERFNWVVHAFCQMTNHYHLLVETVDGNLSKGMRQLNGWYTQRVNRRHGLAGHPFQGHYKAILVQKEAYLLELARYVVLNPVRARMVSAIADWRWSSYPMVMGQEPAARWLDADWLLGQFATERSQARRAYREFVMLGMGAPSPWQAVRHQLLLGDDAFVRSHAQSRGDEVLREVSMAQRRAIAWPLEEYRARYPDRDEAMARAYLSGAYSMAAIGQHFEVHCMTVSRAVRKHETRLATLQEAWT from the coding sequence ATGGCCCGACCCCTGCGACTCGAGTTTGCCGGTGCGCTTTACCACGTCACCTCCCGCGGTGATCGGCGCGAGGACATTTTCCTGTGTGAAGCGGACCGCCGTGATTGGCTGGATGTGCTGGGCACGGTTTGTGAGCGCTTCAACTGGGTGGTGCATGCTTTTTGCCAAATGACCAACCATTACCATCTGCTGGTGGAAACGGTGGATGGCAACCTGTCGAAAGGGATGCGTCAGTTGAATGGCTGGTATACGCAGCGTGTCAATCGTCGCCACGGCTTGGCTGGGCATCCTTTTCAAGGGCACTACAAGGCGATCCTGGTGCAAAAGGAGGCCTACTTGCTGGAGCTGGCTCGCTATGTGGTATTGAACCCGGTGCGTGCCAGGATGGTGAGCGCCATCGCCGATTGGCGCTGGAGCAGCTATCCCATGGTCATGGGACAAGAGCCGGCTGCCCGTTGGCTGGATGCCGACTGGCTGCTTGGCCAGTTCGCCACGGAGCGAAGCCAGGCGCGCCGGGCTTATCGGGAGTTTGTCATGCTGGGGATGGGGGCGCCGAGCCCATGGCAAGCCGTCCGGCATCAACTGCTGCTCGGCGATGACGCCTTCGTGCGCAGCCATGCGCAATCCCGAGGCGACGAGGTGCTGCGTGAGGTCTCAATGGCGCAGCGACGTGCGATCGCTTGGCCCCTTGAGGAGTACCGCGCCCGCTACCCGGATCGGGATGAGGCCATGGCCCGCGCCTACTTGTCGGGTGCTTATAGCATGGCCGCCATCGGGCAGCATTTCGAGGTGCATTGCATGACCGTGAGCCGCGCCGTGCGGAAACACGAGACCCGGCTGGCGACGCTGCAGGAAGCTTGGACCTGA
- a CDS encoding GNAT family N-acetyltransferase, giving the protein MDIRLAAADSEIAACYPVMRELRPHLAADDFLVRVRRQEQAGYRLVFVQQPDGVVAVAGFRLCENLAWGRFLYVDDLVTLPAHRSRGHGANLLSWLREYAAKAGCAQMHLDSGMQRKDAHRYYAREGLSATGLHFAEKMADAEHASS; this is encoded by the coding sequence ATGGATATTCGCCTCGCTGCCGCCGATTCGGAGATTGCCGCCTGCTATCCCGTCATGCGGGAGCTTCGGCCGCACCTGGCGGCGGATGATTTTCTGGTCAGGGTGCGACGCCAGGAGCAGGCAGGCTACCGGCTGGTTTTCGTGCAGCAGCCGGATGGCGTGGTGGCGGTGGCGGGGTTTCGGCTGTGCGAAAATCTGGCTTGGGGGCGCTTTTTGTACGTGGACGATCTGGTCACGCTGCCTGCCCATCGCTCGCGGGGCCATGGCGCGAACCTGCTTTCGTGGCTCCGGGAGTACGCGGCGAAAGCCGGCTGCGCGCAGATGCACCTGGATTCGGGCATGCAGCGGAAGGATGCGCACCGCTATTATGCGCGGGAGGGCCTGTCAGCGACGGGGCTTCACTTTGCCGAGAAGATGGCGGATGCGGAGCATGCCAGCTCATGA